AAATTTTGAATTTTTTTAGTCGAAAAATCATTTTTTCAATATTTTTTAAAAAATTAAATTAAAATAAGTTTACTAGAAAAGAAAGGATGTGCTTAATATGAAAAAAAATAATTCATGCTCATGCGGACATATTTGTTCATGCGGAAACTGTACATGTTCTTCAAAATAATCTCTATTAATATTTTGAATTATAAAAATAAAAAGCACATTTCAAGTGTGCTTTTTCCTAAAATGCAAATTGAAGTGCACCAGTAATTTTTATTATAAAAACATTGTACTACAATTTATAATATTTTATACCCCCCTATTTACTATTAAGGGGGGGTGAAGGGGGATATCCCCCTTCTTTTAATTCCGCTTGTAAAGCGGTTTTTTATTAATGAAATTAATAAAAATTATGAGGCGAAATTTTTCGACCCTTTCATTATTTTCTTGTAATAATCTTGTAATTTTTAATAGTTTTAATTAATATTTGTTTAATTTTTCTAATTCTTCTTCATATACATCAAAAGCACATTTACCTTCTAGTATGTCTCTATTCATAAAATTTATTCTTTTTCAAGATTTAATATTTCTTCTCGAGAGACTTTATTAAAATCAGTCCCTTTTTATAAACTCTTCTTATAAGTCCGTTAAAATTTTCATTAGTTCCTCTTTGAAAAGAAGCGTACTTATCGGTTTTATAAATTTTAATTCCTAATTTTTTCGCTAATATTCCAACCGCATTAAATTCAATTCCATTATCAAAAGTAATACTTTCAACAGGTAATTCTAGTGTATTTATTCTTTCATAAAGCACTTTATTTATATAAAATGGATTTTTACTTGATACTTTCACAATTATTCCCAACCTACTTTTTCTTTCCACTAAAGTTAAAAGACTAGAATGGCCTGCGGATTTTTACCTATAACTAAATCACCCTCTCAATGCCCGAATGTTTCTCTTAAATCAATATGTTTTGGTCTAGCTCAAATAGGAAATACATAATTTGACTGCACAAGTCTTTCAATAACGTTATTTTTTCTTTTTCCGCCTTTTGTATAGTGCTTTCTTAATCTATCTTTATTAGTTAATACTCATTTTCCTGTATTAATCCAATTAAAAACAGTCCTTAGCGAAGGGATTTTAATATTTTTAATACCTTCTTTTATTAAGTTGTAAGTCATTTTTATTCCGCATGTTGCTTTGTTAAAATTATCTTTAATAAGTTTGCTAAATTCTTTATAATCATCCATTTGAGAAAAGAAAAACAATCTTTTATGTTTATGTCTTATTTTGGCTTTTTCATTTGCTATTAAATGATCATAAAATCCGTAAAAATTTGAATTTCTTTTAATTCTCTTGACACTGTTGAGTGATTGACATTAAGAAAATTAGCAATTTGTCTAATTGAATATTTTTTATAAAACAATTTCTCTATTAAAAATCTTTTTCAGCATTTAAATGCGAATAATGCTTTGTTGTATTATAATTCATATAGTCCTTTCAATAAAAAGTATGTTGTCTTAAATTTTTATAGAGTAGTTTTTCCTAAAATGCAAATTGAAGTGCACCAGTAGTTTTTATTATAAAAACATTGTACTACAATTTACAATATTTTATACCCCTATTTACTATTAAGGGGGAAGGGGATATCCCCCTTCTTTTAATTCCGCTTGTAAAGCGGTTTTTTATTAATGAAGTTAATAAAAATTATGGGGCGAAATTTTTCGACCCTTTCATTATTTTCTTGTAATAATCTTGTAATTTTTAATAGTTTTAATTAATATTTATTTAATCTTTCTATTTCTTCTTCATATATGTCAAAAGCGCATTTTCCTTCTAGTATGTCTCTATTCATAAAATTTATTCTTTTTCAAGATTTAATATTTCTTCTCGATAGACTTTATTAAAATCAGTCCCTTTTTATAAACCCTTCTTATAATTCCGTTAAAATTTTCATTGGTTCCTCTTTGAAAAGAAGCGTATTTATCGGCTTTATAAATTTTAATTCCTAATTTTTTCGCTAATATTCCAACCGCATTAAATTCAATTCCATTATCAAAAGTAATACTTTCAACAGGTAATTCTAGTGTATTTATTCTTTCATAAAGCACTTTATTAATGTAAAAAGGGTTTTTACTTGAAACTTTTACAATTATTCCTAATCTGCTTTTTCTCTCAACTAAAGTTAAAAGACTAGAATGGCCTGCGGATTTTTACCTATAACTAAATCACCCTCTCAATGCCCAAATGTTTCTCTTAAATCAATGTGTTTAGGTCTAGCTCAAATAGGAAATACATACTTTGACTGCACAAGTCTTTCAATAACGTTATTTTTTCTTTTTCCGCCTTTTGTATAGTGCTTTCTTAATCTATCTTTATTAGTTAATACTCATTTTCCTGTGTTAATCCAATTAAAAACAGTCCTTAGTGAAGGGATTTTAATGTTTTTAACACCTTCTTTTATTAGGTTGTAAGTCATTTTTATTCCGCATGTTGCTTTGTTAAAATTATCTTTAATAAGTTTGCTAAATTCTTTATAATCATCCATTTGAGAAAAGAAAAACAATCTTTTATGTTTATGTCTTATTTTAGCTTTTTCATTTGCTATTAAATGATCATAAAATCCGTAAAAATTTGAATTTCTTTTAATTCTCTTGACACTGTTGAATGATTGATATTAAGAAAATTAGCAATTTGTCTAATTGAATATTTTTATAAAACAATTTCTCTATTAAAAATCTTTTTCAGCATTTAAATGCGAATAATGCTTTGTTGTATTATAATTCATATGGTCCTTTCAATAAAAAGTATGTTGTCTTAAATTTTTATGGGGCTGTTTTTTATTTAAAAAATCAAGTGCAACCACTTTTTAATTTTACATTATAGTGGTGCACTTGATTTTGCATTCAGGGAAACACCATTAAAAGGTGTTTTTAATTATTATTTCAGTCATCTAAAACTTTTATGTTTTCTACATATTTTTCATCAAAATTTTTTATTTTCTTTTGAAGAACAAAAAGAAATAATAGATCGGAAACAAATTGTTGATTAATTTTCGAAGAGATAGAAACTAGCCTTTTATCTTGTTCTAATGTTTGATAAATGATAATATTTTCAAATTCATTTAGCATACTTTTATTAGCTGTTATAAGATAAAAAGGAACACTTTTTTCTTTAAATAACTTAAGAACATGTTTTATTTCTTTTGTATTGCATGACTTAGAAAATAGCATAATAGCATCATTACTATCCTTTTTTATTTGTGAAGTTATTAGTAAAAATGAATGAAAATCTTTAAATGATATTGCATTTATTCCTATTTTCTGTAAATTTATACTTAACTCTGAAGCTGATAAAAAAGAACTTCCTGCGCCATATAGAAAAATAGATTTACTTTTTAATACAAGATCTACTGCTTGAAAAATTTGATTTAAGTCTACTAAATGTGCTGTTTGATAAATAGATTCTCTATAATAGTTAAAAAGTTTATTTAAAATCACACTTTCTGTATTTTTATCATTATTTTCCTCTATATTTTGGGAATTTAAGTAAGAATGGTAAACATAAAATTGCATGCTTTTTAATGAATTAAAACCTACTTTTTTTGTTAATTTCGAAATTACGCTAATTGATACAGAATTTTTTTTAGATAATTGCTTTATAGAATAATCATAAAAATCTTTCGGATTGTTTTCGGCAAAGTTAATTATTTTTAACTCTGTAGAAGTTAGTCTTTCTTTTTCTTTTCTGTTAAAAAGTGCTTGTTTCATTTTCTAATCTCCCAAATAATTATATAAAAAAACTCAACTTTATTTTAAGTTGAGTTTTTAAATTAAACAATAATTATTTAATAATTTCTGTAACTGAACCAGCTCCAACTGTTCTTCCACCTTCACGGATTGAGAATTTTGTTCCTTGTTCAACAGCGATTGGTGCAATTAGTTCAACAGTTAAGTCAACATTGTCTCCTGGCATAACCATTTCTCTTCCTGCATCAAATTTAATTCCACCTGTTACGTCAGTTGTTCTGAAGTAAAATTGTGGTTTATAGTTTTGGAAGAATGGTGTATGACGTCCACCTTCTTCTTTTTTAAGAGCATAAATAGCAGCTTTAAATATAGTATGTGGAACTATTGTTTTTGGTTTAGCAATAACTTGTCCTCTTTCTATTTCTGTTCTATCTACTCCACGTAGTAAAACTCCTGCATTATCTCCAGCCATAGCAGATTCTAAGTTTTTTCTAAACATTTCAATTCCAGTAACAACAGTTTTTTTAGGTTGTTCTTTGTAACCAACGATTTCTACTTCTTCATTGATTTTAACTTGTCCTCTTTCAACTTTTCCAGTTGCAACAGTTCCACGCCCTGTAATTGTAAATACGTCTTCAACAGCCATTAAGAATGGTTTATCCATTTCTCTAGCAGGAGCGTCGATGTATGTATCAACAGCATTCA
This genomic interval from Mesomycoplasma molare contains the following:
- a CDS encoding helix-turn-helix domain-containing protein, with amino-acid sequence MFYKKYSIRQIANFLNVNHSTVSRELKEIQIFTDFMII
- a CDS encoding IS30 family transposase, whose translation is MTLVERKSRLGIIVKVSSKNPFYINKVLYERINTLELPVESITFDNGIEFNAVGILAKKLGIKIYKADKYASFQRGTNENFNGIIRRVYKKGLILIKSIEKKY
- a CDS encoding MurR/RpiR family transcriptional regulator; the protein is MKQALFNRKEKERLTSTELKIINFAENNPKDFYDYSIKQLSKKNSVSISVISKLTKKVGFNSLKSMQFYVYHSYLNSQNIEENNDKNTESVILNKLFNYYRESIYQTAHLVDLNQIFQAVDLVLKSKSIFLYGAGSSFLSASELSINLQKIGINAISFKDFHSFLLITSQIKKDSNDAIMLFSKSCNTKEIKHVLKLFKEKSVPFYLITANKSMLNEFENIIIYQTLEQDKRLVSISSKINQQFVSDLLFLFVLQKKIKNFDEKYVENIKVLDDWNNN
- the tuf gene encoding elongation factor Tu, producing the protein MAKLNFDRSKEHVNIGTIGHVDHGKTTLTAAIATVLSKKGLAEAKDYASIDAAPEERARGITINTAHIEYETEKRHYAHVDCPGHADYVKNMITGAAQMDGAILVVAATDGPMPQTREHILLSKQVGVPKIVVFLNKVDMLAGEEEMVDLVEFEIRDLLSAYDFDGENTPIIRGSAKLALEGQPEWEEKIFELMNAVDTYIDAPAREMDKPFLMAVEDVFTITGRGTVATGKVERGQVKINEEVEIVGYKEQPKKTVVTGIEMFRKNLESAMAGDNAGVLLRGVDRTEIERGQVIAKPKTIVPHTIFKAAIYALKKEEGGRHTPFFQNYKPQFYFRTTDVTGGIKFDAGREMVMPGDNVDLTVELIAPIAVEQGTKFSIREGGRTVGAGSVTEIIK